The Opitutaceae bacterium genome has a window encoding:
- a CDS encoding glycosyltransferase family 4 protein, with translation MRIVLCSRLSGHGGVAVYNRTLARALSDDGHDVTIVTSDASLAARLRQTEQDGIATVYIPTEIPRHWRLPGLRYYARSWNHRRYSRSLDGWLSSLPQAEKPDVVEFAEVGGEGFFFTRRLDRPAVVVRCHTPTFILRKHHVGGEMKFDTGIVERMEKACIRGADLLTTPSVDMAEVVSSETGVPLDRFHPVANAVDVNLPDPADLRVGQSQVPEGAVVVLHVGRLERIKGIGVLADAIPRVLRACPNAFFVFIGQPRAAEDGQMWDRKLHDFFEHASVSSRVRLLNYVDTPVMNGWYRRADLAVVPSLNYESFSYTCAQAMAAGLPVVATAIGGMPETLGRGSCGILYDPPESKPLTDALVALIRDGTLRRKMGSRGRERANACFAAPVVARRMVELYEKAIRSRS, from the coding sequence ATGAGAATAGTCCTTTGCAGCAGGCTCTCGGGTCACGGAGGAGTGGCGGTCTACAATCGCACCCTGGCCCGTGCCCTCTCAGACGACGGGCACGACGTCACGATTGTGACATCTGACGCCTCACTTGCAGCCAGATTGAGACAAACGGAGCAGGATGGGATTGCAACGGTATATATCCCCACGGAAATCCCCCGGCATTGGCGGTTGCCGGGCCTCCGCTATTATGCACGTTCCTGGAATCACCGTCGCTACAGCCGATCCCTCGACGGTTGGTTGTCCTCGCTTCCCCAGGCCGAAAAGCCGGATGTTGTCGAGTTCGCCGAGGTCGGCGGGGAGGGGTTTTTTTTCACCCGTCGCCTGGACCGTCCGGCGGTGGTGGTTCGCTGCCACACCCCCACCTTTATTCTTCGCAAACACCACGTGGGTGGCGAAATGAAGTTTGATACAGGTATCGTCGAGCGAATGGAAAAAGCCTGTATCAGGGGTGCGGATCTCTTGACCACACCGAGCGTGGATATGGCGGAGGTCGTCTCTTCTGAAACAGGAGTGCCTCTCGATCGGTTTCATCCTGTGGCCAACGCGGTTGACGTGAATCTTCCTGATCCGGCTGATTTGCGAGTCGGTCAGAGTCAAGTTCCAGAAGGCGCTGTTGTCGTTCTGCACGTAGGTCGTTTGGAACGGATCAAGGGCATTGGCGTTCTCGCGGACGCCATTCCCAGAGTACTCCGGGCTTGTCCGAACGCCTTCTTCGTCTTCATCGGCCAACCCCGTGCTGCGGAAGACGGGCAAATGTGGGATCGGAAGCTTCATGATTTTTTTGAGCACGCAAGTGTTTCCAGTCGGGTCCGCCTTCTGAATTACGTCGATACCCCGGTCATGAACGGGTGGTACCGGCGGGCGGACCTTGCTGTGGTTCCGTCCCTGAATTACGAGAGCTTTTCTTATACCTGTGCCCAGGCCATGGCCGCGGGACTCCCGGTGGTAGCCACGGCGATTGGAGGAATGCCGGAAACACTAGGGCGTGGCAGTTGTGGCATCCTCTATGATCCACCCGAGTCTAAGCCATTGACCGATGCCCTGGTTGCCCTGATCCGGGACGGCACACTTCGGAGGAAGATGGGGTCCCGTGGTCGGGAGCGTGCCAACGCCTGCTTTGCGGCTCCTGTGGTCGCACGGCGCATGGTGGAACTCTACGAGAAGGCGATTCGGTCACGGAGCTGA
- a CDS encoding glycosyltransferase family 4 protein: MRIGFIVPYLYRFQRGIESSACCLASALAEDGHAVTILTWAQRPRSSQPVLSPLVEVRSVPYFRYFRERIAAPFYRSYLRKGRFDLLNIYFADCGEANAIRKTKRSLGYRVQFIAGYPPDLVPHRYEAFDRLGITSLVDRVVAKSPAMVEGIAGRMGRPTVMIPNGVDIGYFAPDSFPREECRRALGIGATENLIVSVAALEERKGLQYLLRALPSLLGQGRKVKYLIAGVGSFQTQLEIESAKLGVEDAVRFLGNVEDVRPVLGAADVFSLLSRGEGFPNALLEAWAMDLPALVSQHPPYPDIVSDQLGLLVNETDTGSVVRALEQLLASDLSERGTRRTHVANRYRWSRIATEIIQQESD, encoded by the coding sequence ATGCGGATTGGTTTCATTGTTCCATACCTGTATCGCTTTCAGCGCGGCATTGAATCGTCCGCCTGCTGTCTGGCCTCGGCCTTGGCCGAGGACGGTCATGCGGTGACTATCCTCACCTGGGCTCAGCGTCCCAGGTCAAGCCAGCCCGTCCTCTCACCGTTGGTCGAAGTCCGATCGGTTCCGTATTTTAGGTACTTCAGAGAGCGGATCGCCGCGCCGTTTTACCGCAGCTATTTGAGGAAGGGACGCTTCGACCTGCTCAACATCTACTTCGCGGACTGTGGCGAAGCCAACGCCATCAGGAAGACGAAGAGATCTCTTGGCTACAGGGTTCAGTTCATTGCCGGTTACCCTCCGGATCTCGTCCCACATCGCTACGAAGCGTTTGACCGATTGGGTATCACCTCCCTGGTGGATCGCGTGGTGGCGAAAAGTCCGGCAATGGTCGAGGGCATTGCTGGAAGAATGGGTCGACCGACGGTCATGATTCCGAACGGAGTCGATATCGGCTATTTTGCACCGGATTCGTTTCCGAGAGAAGAATGCCGTCGAGCCCTTGGAATTGGTGCGACTGAGAATCTCATCGTTTCGGTGGCGGCCCTTGAGGAAAGGAAGGGCCTTCAATACCTCCTGAGGGCTCTGCCATCGCTGCTGGGCCAGGGCCGGAAGGTGAAATATCTGATCGCCGGGGTTGGATCCTTTCAGACTCAACTGGAGATAGAGTCGGCCAAACTGGGAGTCGAGGATGCAGTCAGGTTTCTCGGCAACGTTGAGGATGTCCGGCCGGTCCTGGGGGCGGCCGATGTCTTCTCCCTGCTCTCACGAGGCGAAGGGTTTCCGAACGCCCTGCTCGAAGCCTGGGCAATGGATCTGCCGGCACTGGTTTCCCAACATCCTCCTTATCCGGATATCGTTTCGGATCAATTGGGCCTTCTCGTGAATGAAACGGATACCGGTTCGGTCGTGCGAGCCCTCGAGCAGTTGCTGGCCTCGGATCTGAGTGAACGAGGGACTCGACGCACTCACGTGGCGAATCGATATAGATGGTCGCGGATTGCAACAGAGATCATTCAGCAAGAATCTGATTGA
- a CDS encoding glycosyltransferase yields the protein MLICTYNRHELLELAIRSIVEGCRVKPDELVVVNGGDDRADVVVNRFVGLNSVDVRLIRTVNVNLANSRNIGLAECRGDVVAMTDDDAEVFPDWIERIRDTLKQNPEAGAVGGLVIGTNSDSLVGKVADAITFPGWAEARDVRTLPGVNIAYLREAVEKVGLQDITLFRGEDVDFNWRIIQAGYRIRFDPTIRVYHTHRPTVKGFLNQHYMYGRAYVLVRRKWRDMYCIYPHGIHRFRDLLKGVHFFVGAIYQPLQHMMRIPGPWDRLRALPLLYSAAIGWRWGMIKQGMTS from the coding sequence GTGCTCATATGCACATACAACCGGCATGAGCTGCTCGAGTTGGCCATCCGCTCGATTGTGGAGGGCTGTCGCGTCAAGCCAGACGAACTCGTGGTGGTGAATGGCGGCGATGACCGGGCGGACGTCGTGGTCAATCGGTTTGTCGGACTAAACTCGGTTGACGTTCGCCTGATTCGGACGGTCAATGTCAATCTGGCAAATAGCCGCAATATAGGATTGGCTGAATGTCGCGGTGACGTGGTCGCAATGACCGATGACGACGCTGAGGTCTTTCCAGACTGGATCGAGAGGATTCGCGACACCCTCAAGCAGAACCCCGAGGCCGGGGCGGTGGGTGGGCTGGTGATCGGGACCAATTCGGATTCGCTGGTGGGCAAAGTGGCGGATGCGATCACCTTCCCGGGTTGGGCGGAGGCCAGGGACGTTCGGACGCTTCCCGGCGTCAACATCGCCTATCTCCGTGAGGCGGTTGAAAAGGTCGGCCTGCAGGATATCACCCTTTTCCGAGGCGAGGATGTCGACTTCAACTGGCGGATCATTCAGGCTGGCTACAGGATCCGATTCGATCCGACGATCCGGGTTTATCACACTCACCGGCCGACGGTGAAGGGTTTCCTCAATCAACATTACATGTACGGCCGGGCTTACGTTCTGGTCAGAAGGAAGTGGCGGGACATGTATTGTATTTACCCACACGGCATTCACCGGTTCCGCGACCTGCTGAAAGGTGTCCATTTCTTCGTCGGAGCCATCTACCAGCCGCTTCAGCACATGATGCGCATTCCGGGACCCTGGGATCGGCTGCGGGCGCTTCCTCTTCTTTATTCGGCAGCGATCGGTTGGCGGTGGGGCATGATCAAGCAGGGGATGACGTCCTGA
- a CDS encoding glycosyltransferase family 4 protein, translating into MGHDQAGDDVLKRILIIPASYPPVLGGVQTVAQRLVRHLIESHHQVEVLTRRYPRRLPAMEVIEGVPIHRRPFQPSPFEGLQRMRPDLALRACLSLPIDRRVGRRILERFDPTLVNIHFPDWQVDLIPFIRSLKRSRLVVSLHGDEVMRAVKGEGGQRDRLLTALRAADFVTACSGWLLEQAIRLEPAVKAKSMVIWNGFDAKGAGTLDASPHKRPYMLGFGRFVEKKGFDLLIEAFAGLEVDLDLVLVGSGPERERLSGLTEKLGLSGRVFFPGRAYPDEMNRWIGGARLAVVPSREEPFGIAALEVVGAGTPLVATTVGGMTEFLEPLVDDSEAIRLCDVTVGSIRNAIHDLLKKEAGTGKPSVQADRIRDRFDWSRRILDYDAAFAAAERA; encoded by the coding sequence GTGGGGCATGATCAAGCAGGGGATGACGTCCTGAAGAGAATCCTGATCATTCCCGCGTCCTATCCCCCGGTACTGGGGGGAGTACAGACGGTCGCCCAGCGTCTCGTCCGCCACCTGATCGAAAGCCATCATCAGGTAGAGGTTTTGACGCGCCGCTACCCGAGGCGACTTCCGGCTATGGAGGTGATCGAGGGCGTTCCCATCCATCGACGGCCTTTCCAGCCGTCTCCTTTTGAAGGCCTTCAACGCATGAGGCCGGATCTGGCCTTAAGGGCGTGTCTCAGTCTGCCGATAGACCGGCGGGTTGGCCGCAGGATTCTTGAACGATTCGATCCGACTCTGGTCAATATCCACTTCCCGGATTGGCAGGTGGACTTGATTCCCTTTATCCGATCGCTCAAAAGGAGCCGCTTGGTTGTCTCGCTTCACGGAGATGAGGTCATGCGGGCGGTGAAAGGCGAAGGAGGACAACGGGACCGATTGCTCACGGCATTGAGAGCGGCCGATTTCGTGACGGCCTGTTCGGGTTGGCTCCTGGAGCAGGCGATTCGTCTCGAACCGGCGGTGAAGGCGAAGTCGATGGTGATCTGGAACGGGTTTGATGCCAAAGGTGCGGGAACCCTCGATGCCTCGCCGCACAAGCGGCCCTACATGCTGGGGTTTGGCAGGTTTGTCGAGAAGAAGGGATTTGATCTGCTCATTGAAGCCTTTGCCGGTCTCGAAGTTGACCTGGACCTTGTGCTGGTCGGGAGTGGACCGGAACGTGAGCGCTTGAGTGGATTGACGGAGAAACTGGGCCTCTCCGGGCGGGTGTTCTTTCCGGGACGGGCTTATCCGGATGAGATGAATCGCTGGATAGGTGGGGCGCGCCTGGCGGTCGTTCCCTCCCGGGAGGAGCCTTTCGGGATTGCGGCACTCGAGGTGGTCGGCGCAGGAACGCCATTGGTCGCCACCACGGTGGGGGGAATGACGGAATTCTTGGAGCCGCTGGTCGACGATTCGGAGGCGATCAGGCTGTGTGATGTCACTGTGGGATCGATTCGCAATGCCATTCATGACCTGCTGAAGAAAGAGGCAGGGACTGGGAAGCCATCTGTCCAGGCTGATAGAATTCGAGATCGTTTTGACTGGAGTCGTCGCATACTTGACTACGACGCAGCGTTCGCGGCGGCGGAGAGGGCCTAG
- a CDS encoding acyltransferase encodes MQAADYTNEAGSSEQPSSRPAKERHLGLDFGRLTAAFFVVAIHAGPGTEAPGFSGELLNQAARFAVPFFFCVSGWLFARSYRHAATWHTLWRYEWRILSLFLFWSAVYFLNPSIAAIQEFGWFESYRERWHFLTASPVQLMLNGTALHLWYLVSLAMGLFLVWLVNRRTAIPGVLLGSLLYLIALAAGPYHGSVLSIDLGLNPRDGPFFSTIFVALGFLTGWIGFKPGRRMAWLCFAAGAIVHGLEITRFYLLFHASPFGYNFVIGTLFFGYGAFLLAISWEPSGLLDGLARLGPLATGIYCVHVLFVKKMDFFDVFFPSEWWGFARTILVFVVALLASMFAAKLPPFKRFVT; translated from the coding sequence GTGCAGGCGGCAGATTATACGAACGAAGCCGGTTCATCCGAACAGCCAAGCAGTCGTCCAGCGAAGGAACGGCATCTAGGTCTGGATTTCGGTCGACTGACTGCCGCGTTTTTTGTGGTCGCCATCCATGCCGGTCCCGGGACTGAGGCTCCCGGGTTTTCGGGCGAGTTGCTCAATCAAGCCGCTCGATTTGCCGTGCCGTTCTTCTTTTGTGTATCGGGATGGCTCTTCGCCCGGAGCTACCGTCATGCCGCAACGTGGCACACCCTTTGGCGTTACGAGTGGCGAATTCTCTCTCTCTTTCTCTTCTGGTCCGCTGTCTATTTCCTCAACCCAAGCATCGCGGCTATTCAGGAATTTGGCTGGTTCGAATCCTATCGTGAACGCTGGCACTTCTTAACGGCCAGTCCGGTACAGCTCATGCTGAACGGAACCGCACTTCACCTTTGGTATCTTGTTTCCCTCGCCATGGGTCTGTTCCTCGTCTGGCTCGTGAATCGCCGAACCGCCATTCCCGGAGTCTTGTTGGGGTCGCTTCTCTACCTCATCGCACTTGCCGCAGGCCCCTACCACGGCTCGGTCCTTTCCATTGACCTCGGCCTCAATCCCAGAGACGGACCATTCTTCAGCACCATCTTCGTCGCCCTCGGGTTCCTCACCGGCTGGATCGGGTTCAAACCCGGAAGGCGCATGGCGTGGCTCTGTTTCGCGGCCGGTGCCATTGTTCATGGACTCGAAATCACCCGCTTCTATCTCCTCTTTCATGCCTCCCCTTTCGGCTACAATTTCGTGATCGGCACACTCTTCTTCGGCTATGGGGCCTTTCTCCTAGCGATCAGTTGGGAACCCTCCGGATTGCTGGATGGACTCGCCCGGCTGGGCCCACTCGCCACGGGGATCTACTGCGTCCATGTCCTCTTCGTGAAGAAGATGGATTTCTTCGATGTCTTTTTCCCTTCCGAGTGGTGGGGATTCGCCCGAACCATCCTCGTCTTTGTCGTCGCTCTGCTGGCATCCATGTTCGCAGCGAAACTGCCACCATTCAAACGTTTCGTGACATGA
- a CDS encoding O-antigen ligase family protein, whose product MITKLIILAGGAIILALLLARKYRLLCWVLLFTMVIGPRRAQFVYQDIVREINWKFEVIPFTVLLLLLLLLTVRFIRFTLGRWDLVALALIAFSFVVAMASGVPFDKAVLWMVPISSVFLTKHVIMVFVRNGAAYETATRIFLLVSFLIAAGSLMTAVGITFGGFLLPSQAYGVIVDGKVQAVTRAEGFWGTATVAGVTVTSILLLPTLRAPSLIKLGLAGAQVASVMVSGKRLAFLSMALTCLFLIVGSKGRYRKVTGIGLAAIIAVVAWIYLPSTGIIERFGEAEQALSGERENDQRIRRFSYAIDSYLTNPILGGGAGNVAYIHNGYLELLANMGLAALPVIAALLLPIWTGYRAGGATRVWAQIAGIFMVSPFMLEAVLNRPEHLTFLGFFLGMIQATHFLERRPVRIPTRGPTTDDRPEVPELKEETHAS is encoded by the coding sequence ATGATAACGAAACTGATTATCCTTGCGGGGGGTGCGATCATCCTTGCGCTCCTGCTTGCCCGCAAATACCGCCTTCTGTGCTGGGTGTTGCTGTTCACCATGGTCATTGGACCGCGCCGGGCGCAGTTCGTTTATCAGGATATCGTTCGCGAGATCAACTGGAAGTTCGAGGTCATTCCATTCACCGTTCTTCTCCTGCTTTTGCTGCTTTTGACCGTCCGCTTCATCCGCTTCACTCTTGGCCGGTGGGATCTGGTCGCTCTCGCGCTGATCGCTTTTTCGTTTGTGGTGGCAATGGCCAGTGGCGTGCCTTTCGACAAGGCTGTTCTCTGGATGGTCCCGATCTCAAGCGTCTTTCTGACCAAGCACGTCATCATGGTCTTTGTGCGGAACGGGGCCGCCTATGAGACGGCAACCCGGATTTTCCTGCTGGTCAGTTTTCTTATCGCCGCGGGTTCCCTGATGACGGCGGTCGGGATAACCTTTGGAGGATTTCTCCTTCCCTCGCAGGCCTATGGCGTGATCGTCGACGGAAAGGTTCAGGCGGTGACCCGAGCGGAAGGGTTCTGGGGTACGGCCACGGTCGCAGGTGTAACCGTAACCTCGATTCTGTTGTTGCCCACGCTTCGGGCTCCGTCTCTGATCAAACTGGGTTTGGCCGGGGCTCAAGTTGCAAGCGTAATGGTCTCGGGCAAACGCTTGGCTTTTCTTTCCATGGCGCTGACCTGTCTCTTCCTGATCGTAGGATCCAAGGGGCGCTATCGAAAAGTGACTGGAATCGGCCTTGCCGCGATCATCGCTGTGGTGGCCTGGATTTATCTGCCCTCAACCGGCATCATCGAGCGATTCGGCGAAGCCGAACAGGCCCTGTCGGGCGAGAGGGAAAATGATCAGCGGATACGGCGATTCAGTTACGCCATTGATTCATATCTGACGAATCCGATTCTTGGCGGAGGTGCGGGAAATGTCGCCTACATCCACAATGGGTATCTTGAACTGCTGGCCAATATGGGTCTGGCTGCCCTCCCGGTTATTGCGGCTTTGCTTCTCCCGATCTGGACCGGCTATCGGGCCGGGGGGGCCACCCGTGTCTGGGCACAGATTGCCGGCATATTCATGGTTTCACCTTTCATGCTGGAGGCGGTTTTGAACCGCCCTGAACACCTGACCTTCCTGGGATTCTTTCTGGGCATGATTCAGGCAACTCATTTTCTGGAACGCCGACCGGTGCGAATCCCGACGCGGGGGCCGACAACGGATGACCGGCCGGAGGTGCCCGAACTCAAGGAGGAGACGCATGCCAGCTGA
- a CDS encoding glycosyltransferase family 2 protein, with translation MPADPPDRSGLTVIIPTYNVEAYLDRQLTLLRDLADEVLVCDSYSTDKTLEIAARHGVRVIQHEYVTSAIQKNWAIPQASFEWVLILDSDEIPEPQLTDEIRSFLQGPPPTDVDLVWIPRKNLFWGKWMRRSSDYPDRQSRLFRRDKGRYDGREVHSHVVVPGRSVQFEHALIHDDFTDISSWWLKTNRYLRYELQETQKRGRGWSFRRQFVYPWAIFGRDYFLRGAFIHGVPGFFRVFLKVLTYVMVQFKIFESELQLRAPERVREKSSNPR, from the coding sequence ATGCCAGCTGATCCGCCAGATCGATCGGGCCTTACGGTCATCATCCCGACGTATAACGTTGAGGCCTATCTCGACCGCCAGCTCACCTTGCTTCGCGATCTGGCTGACGAGGTCCTGGTCTGTGATTCCTACTCGACAGACAAAACGCTTGAGATCGCGGCCCGTCACGGAGTCCGGGTCATACAACATGAATACGTCACGTCGGCCATCCAGAAGAATTGGGCCATTCCCCAAGCCAGTTTTGAATGGGTTCTCATCCTGGATTCGGACGAAATTCCCGAACCGCAACTTACGGACGAAATCCGGTCTTTTCTCCAAGGCCCACCTCCGACGGATGTCGATCTGGTGTGGATACCGAGAAAGAACCTTTTCTGGGGAAAGTGGATGCGGAGATCCTCCGATTATCCTGACCGGCAATCGCGGCTCTTTCGGCGAGACAAGGGACGTTACGACGGTCGAGAGGTTCATTCCCATGTGGTCGTGCCAGGGCGTTCGGTTCAATTTGAGCACGCGTTGATTCATGACGATTTCACCGACATCAGCAGTTGGTGGCTGAAGACGAACCGTTACCTGAGGTATGAACTGCAGGAGACGCAGAAACGTGGTAGAGGATGGTCGTTTCGGCGACAGTTTGTTTACCCGTGGGCGATCTTCGGTCGGGACTATTTCCTCCGAGGTGCATTTATCCATGGTGTTCCGGGTTTCTTCCGGGTCTTTCTCAAGGTGCTCACCTACGTCATGGTCCAATTCAAGATCTTTGAAAGTGAGCTGCAACTTCGAGCGCCAGAACGTGTCCGGGAAAAGTCTTCTAATCCTCGTTGA
- a CDS encoding glycosyltransferase codes for MSCNFERQNVSGKSLLILVDGDFVGGAETNYRFILPGLLSRGWRPVFVCPEDQNLRAYFDAFGHRIETATGMLRYPPFSVGGRTSPMNLFRVFAAIRVNRRRVMHLIREHSAVAVISNSMVSHLLNASLPLDPGYRRVVHLHDIVNRRKARGLYGKGLDWISRRVDAIITISDAVVETIPKSERYKSTKLYNPIGEMPVRKRAREERLRVGMFARYTKWKGHGDLLQIAATCTDAPVEFVSFGNVSASDQVYLDGLKTMAQALKHPDRLRLNGFTPDPLQEMADCDFVLHLSTSPEPFGRVLIEANACGVPILAYRGGGVDELFENLGLFGERFSNGDWAAVAAFILAAAAGNQSTTSVAEALPKARLGGIAAENYVDSYLRVCHD; via the coding sequence GTGAGCTGCAACTTCGAGCGCCAGAACGTGTCCGGGAAAAGTCTTCTAATCCTCGTTGATGGCGATTTTGTCGGCGGTGCCGAGACCAACTACCGGTTTATTTTGCCGGGTCTGTTGAGTCGCGGTTGGCGTCCGGTCTTTGTCTGTCCGGAAGACCAAAACTTGCGCGCCTATTTTGACGCTTTCGGCCATCGGATCGAGACGGCGACGGGAATGCTTCGCTATCCGCCATTTTCAGTGGGTGGGCGGACATCTCCGATGAATCTGTTTCGGGTCTTTGCCGCAATCCGGGTCAATCGCAGGCGGGTGATGCACCTCATTCGCGAGCATTCGGCAGTGGCCGTGATTTCGAACTCGATGGTTTCACATCTGCTCAATGCATCGCTCCCTCTCGATCCGGGGTATCGACGGGTGGTGCATCTGCATGACATCGTGAATCGGCGCAAAGCCAGAGGGCTCTATGGGAAGGGTCTTGATTGGATCTCCCGGCGTGTGGATGCGATAATCACCATTTCTGATGCGGTCGTGGAGACAATTCCCAAGTCGGAGCGATACAAGTCGACAAAGCTCTACAATCCGATCGGAGAGATGCCCGTGAGAAAGAGGGCAAGGGAAGAACGACTGAGGGTGGGTATGTTCGCTCGATACACCAAGTGGAAAGGGCATGGCGATCTGCTTCAGATCGCTGCGACGTGCACGGATGCCCCGGTGGAGTTCGTGTCGTTCGGGAACGTCTCCGCGAGCGATCAGGTTTACCTGGACGGACTAAAGACGATGGCACAGGCTCTCAAGCATCCCGACCGGTTGAGACTCAACGGATTCACTCCAGATCCTCTTCAGGAAATGGCAGATTGTGATTTCGTCCTTCACCTTTCCACATCTCCCGAACCCTTTGGCAGGGTCCTGATTGAGGCCAATGCCTGTGGGGTTCCCATACTGGCTTACCGGGGTGGGGGAGTGGATGAACTTTTCGAGAACCTAGGTTTGTTCGGAGAACGCTTTTCCAATGGAGATTGGGCGGCGGTGGCGGCGTTCATTTTGGCTGCGGCCGCCGGGAATCAGTCAACGACGAGTGTGGCGGAGGCTCTGCCAAAGGCTCGACTCGGAGGGATTGCGGCGGAAAATTACGTCGATTCCTATCTTAGGGTTTGCCATGATTGA
- a CDS encoding glycosyltransferase family 2 protein yields the protein MIPKATSPIEDNLLSIIIPFLNEEEVLPMLRARFERIEGMPPKWELILVSDGSTDGSIALVEQWTTEDPRVRLVVLSRNFGHQAAVTAGLSFVSGDFVAIMDADLQDEPEVMLELLATAQEGYDVVYATREKRKSTLWKRCAYSAFYWLYGKLAETPVHLDSGDFCVLSRRAVDILNALPERVRFVRGLRSWIGLRSTSIGVHRPDRAGGVAQYNMVKLIKLAMTGLTSFSTKPLRLAIGVGFCLCIVAIALAVFYLIKALVFDLHSAAPGFATIVILLLFLNGVTMLLLGIIGEYLSQIFIEVKHRPTFVVERLVNLPE from the coding sequence GTGATTCCTAAAGCCACCTCCCCCATCGAAGACAATCTTCTGTCGATCATCATTCCTTTCCTCAACGAAGAGGAGGTTCTCCCGATGCTTCGAGCGCGATTCGAACGGATCGAAGGGATGCCACCCAAGTGGGAACTGATCCTGGTCAGCGATGGCTCCACTGATGGAAGCATCGCCCTTGTCGAGCAATGGACGACCGAGGATCCGAGGGTTCGGTTGGTCGTGCTGTCTCGCAATTTCGGTCACCAGGCGGCGGTGACGGCGGGCCTGAGTTTTGTCTCGGGTGACTTCGTCGCCATCATGGACGCCGATCTCCAGGATGAACCGGAGGTCATGCTGGAGTTGCTGGCAACGGCGCAGGAGGGTTACGACGTGGTCTATGCCACCCGTGAGAAGCGCAAATCGACTCTATGGAAACGTTGCGCATACTCCGCATTTTATTGGTTGTACGGAAAGCTGGCCGAGACGCCAGTTCACCTCGATAGCGGGGACTTCTGTGTCCTCAGTCGCCGGGCGGTGGATATCCTGAACGCCCTGCCTGAACGGGTCCGCTTTGTGCGCGGCCTTCGCTCATGGATCGGTCTGCGTTCGACTTCGATCGGGGTTCATCGTCCTGACCGCGCGGGTGGGGTGGCCCAGTACAATATGGTCAAGCTAATCAAGCTGGCCATGACGGGACTGACCTCTTTTTCGACGAAGCCTCTTCGTCTGGCGATAGGGGTAGGTTTCTGCCTGTGCATTGTCGCGATTGCGTTGGCGGTCTTTTACCTGATTAAGGCCCTGGTCTTTGATCTCCACAGTGCGGCTCCCGGCTTTGCCACGATTGTGATTCTGCTGCTCTTTCTCAACGGCGTGACCATGCTCCTTCTCGGAATCATCGGGGAGTATCTCTCACAGATTTTTATCGAGGTGAAGCATCGCCCTACCTTTGTGGTGGAACGACTCGTCAACCTGCCGGAATGA
- a CDS encoding sulfotransferase, producing MSRASHLEKILLCSSPRSGSTFAANLIQSSPEVVFLNEIMTRKRHLLPRFVRDQDSDDCALLRRSFEADLDQLLRYTLPYLRNLVHRNRWLKSSVFGLFKVASSVTSHLGMQGFERNPFYWFYFLNSLHEPLFKPFVEVQFPKSPHCSRLLIKDVHLLRSYRTYRFMYPDAKVIYMVRDPYAQVASQKKHHGQMDTGQRMERSGESERPPNEDQAQQIEHLRGIYGESDLLDRFYGRSFEETFALFWRLNNDALVECMRTESESRFLAIRYESLVEDTENQIRTILEFLNLPFSGNLTRYLNVLAAFRGEQRHGRSTFVSGEGKSEKWRSAFSESQVSSISRVLEGSPAMAHFGYLPRN from the coding sequence ATGAGTAGAGCCTCACATCTGGAAAAGATCCTCCTGTGTTCATCTCCGAGATCGGGTTCCACTTTTGCGGCGAACCTGATCCAGAGTTCACCGGAGGTTGTTTTTCTTAACGAGATCATGACGCGCAAGCGCCATCTGCTTCCTCGCTTCGTTCGTGATCAGGATTCGGACGACTGTGCCCTCCTGCGCCGGTCTTTTGAGGCCGATCTTGATCAGCTGTTGAGGTATACTCTGCCCTACCTCCGGAACCTGGTACACCGAAACCGATGGCTGAAGTCATCCGTCTTTGGACTCTTTAAGGTGGCGTCATCGGTCACCTCACATCTCGGGATGCAGGGATTTGAACGCAATCCCTTCTACTGGTTCTACTTCCTAAACTCGCTTCACGAGCCTCTGTTCAAGCCGTTTGTCGAGGTTCAGTTTCCAAAGAGCCCGCATTGCTCCCGGTTGCTGATCAAGGATGTTCATCTTCTCCGTTCTTACCGGACATACCGCTTCATGTATCCCGACGCCAAGGTGATCTACATGGTGAGGGATCCGTATGCGCAGGTGGCTTCCCAAAAAAAACATCATGGCCAGATGGATACCGGGCAGCGGATGGAGCGTTCCGGCGAGAGCGAACGTCCCCCGAATGAAGACCAAGCTCAGCAGATCGAGCATCTTCGCGGAATTTACGGCGAGAGCGATCTCTTGGATCGCTTCTATGGGAGGAGCTTTGAGGAGACATTTGCCCTTTTCTGGCGCTTGAACAACGACGCGTTGGTCGAGTGCATGAGGACGGAATCCGAATCGCGTTTTCTGGCGATCCGATACGAAAGCCTGGTTGAGGACACTGAAAACCAGATCCGCACGATCCTGGAGTTCCTCAATTTGCCCTTCTCGGGCAACCTCACCCGTTACCTGAACGTCCTTGCCGCATTCCGGGGCGAGCAACGTCACGGGCGTTCCACCTTCGTTTCAGGCGAGGGCAAGTCGGAGAAATGGCGTTCGGCCTTCTCGGAGTCACAGGTGTCATCCATCAGCAGGGTGTTGGAAGGCAGTCCCGCCATGGCACACTTCGGTTACCTTCCAAGGAACTGA